From a region of the Notolabrus celidotus isolate fNotCel1 chromosome 14, fNotCel1.pri, whole genome shotgun sequence genome:
- the trpc6b gene encoding short transient receptor potential channel 6: protein MMMSCQVVSKPRRPALRGAGYLLHSQSSCLSMTEELFLEAAEYGNIPDVRRMLEELPELDVNCVNYMGLNALQLAVANEHLEVTRLLLKKKDLTRIGDTLLLAISKGYIRIVEAILNHQAFADGQRLTNSPSKAETHDDFFAYDEDGTRFSHDITPIILASQCHDYEIVHTLLIRGARIERPHDYFCQCGICSEQQKFDSFSHSQSRINAYKGLASPAYLSLSNEDPVMAALELGNELAVLANIEKEFKNEYQKLSMQCKDFVVGLLDLCRNTEEVKAILNGDSEACQNSQTLSRQNLIRLKLAIKYEVKKFVAHPNCQQQLLSIWYENLSGLRQQTTAVKILLVLGVAAGLPVLAFMYWIAPSSKLGKLMCGPFLKFVAHAASFIIFLCLLILNAADRFGGTSLLPNMTTHDNPSQLFRMKTTPFTWMEILIISWVIGKIWEECKDIWSQDIREYLSEPWNLLDFSILAIFMTSFIARLMAFWHAYSAQSYVDKHYNGLSNMTLPFEIQYFQLARINWMPSDPQLISEGLYAIAVVLSFSRIAYILPANESFGPLQISLGRTVKDIFKFMVIFITVFVAFMVGMFNLYSYYLGAKHNDAFTTLEESFKTLFWAIFGLSEVKSVVINIDHKFIENIGYVLYGVYNIIMVIVLLNMLIAMFNSSFQEIEDDSDVEWKFARAKLWFSYFENGGTLPVPFNLIPSPTFVISIWLALKQFLWDGPKSKKKENSHDETELNKLRQQEDLNVVATLGPTSHHKIMNRLIKRYILKAHRDKDNDEVNEGELKEIKQDISSLRYELLERGEHDMQTLAKLIRQLGEVIHVQKNENQNN, encoded by the exons ATGATGATGTCCTGCCAGGTTGTGTCCAAACCCAGGAGACCGGCTTTACGGGGAGCTGGTTACCTGTTACATTCTCAGTCCTCCTGCCTTTCAATGACAGAGGAACTTTTCTTGGAAGCTGCAGAATATGGCAACATTCCTGATGTGCGGCGGATGCTTGAGGAGCTGCCAGAACTTGATGTCAACTGTGTGAACTACATGGGCCTGAATGCGTTACAGCTGGCAGTTGCCAATGAGCATTTAGAGGTGACAAGGCTCCTGCTTAAGAAGAAGGACCTCACTAGGATAGGAGACACTTTGTTGTTAGCTATCAGTAAAGGCTACATCCGTATAGTGGAGGCCATACTGAACCATCAGGCCTTTGCAGACGGACAGAGGCTGACTAACAGTCCCAGCAAGGCAGAGACACATGATGACTTCTTTGCTTATGATGAGGACGGCACACGTTTCTCCCACGACATCACTCCCATCATACTGGCTTCCCAGTGCCATGACTATGAGATCGTGCATACACTTCTTATTAGGGGGGCGCGGATAGAGAGACCCCATGATTACTTTTGCCAGTGTGGGATCTGCAGTGAGCAGCAGAAGTTTGACTCATTTAGCCATTCACAATCAcgcattaatgcatataaaggTTTGGCCAGTCCAGCGTATCTGTCCCTCTCCAATGAAGACCCTGTGATGGCAGCCCTGGAGCTGGGGAATGAGCTAGCAGTTCTGGCAAATATTGAGAAGGAGTTTAAG AATGAGTACCAGAAACTGTCCATGCAGTGTAAAGACTTTGTGGTGGGACTCCTGGATTTGTGTCgaaacacagaggaagtgaAGGCCATCTTAAACGGGGACTCTGAAGCATGTCAGAACTCTCAAACCCTCAGCAGACAAAACCTCATCAGATTGAAACTTGCAATAAAATATGAGGTTAAAAAA TTTGTGGCACATCCAAACTGCCAACAGCAACTCCTCTCCATCTGGTACGAGAACTTGTCTGGACTGCGTCAGCAAACCACAGCAGTAAAAATCCTTCTGGTCCTTGGTGTCGCCGCCGGGTTGCCTGTCTTGGCTTTTATGTACTGGATAGCACCATCAAGCAAG TTGGGGAAACTGATGTGTGGCCCTTTCCTGAAGTTCGTAGCGCATGCAGCTTCTTTTATAATATTTCTTTGCCTACTGATCCTGAATGCAGCAGACCGGTTTGGGGGAACATCGCTGCTGCCTAACATGACGACCCATGATAACCCCTCACAGCTGTTTCGTATGAAAACCACCCCCTTCACCTGGATGGAGATCCTCATCATCTCCTGGGTCATAG GAAAGATCTGGGAAGAATGTAAAGACATCTGGTCGCAGGACATCCGGGAATATCTCTCAGAACCCTGGAACCTTCTTGATTTTAGCATTTTGGCCATTTTCATGACCTCGTTCATTGCAAGGTTAATGGCTTTTTGGCATGCATACTCCGCTCAGAGTTATGTTGACAAGCACTATAATGGCCTGTCCAACATGACCTTGCCCTTTGAGATACAGTATTTCCAGCTGG CTCGAATCAACTGGATGCCCTCAGATCCCCAGCTCATATCTGAAGGCCTCTATGCAATTGCAGTTGTGCTGAGTTTCTCACGCATTGCATACATCCTGCCTGCCAATGAGAGCTTCGGGCCTCTGCAGATCTCTCTTGGAAGAACAGTCAAGGACATTTTTAAGTTCATGGTTATTTTCATAACAGTTTTTGTGGCTTTCATGGTAGGAATGTTCAATCTGTACTCGTACTACCTCGGAGCCAAGCACAACGATGCCTTTACAAC GCTTGAAGagagctttaagacgctctttTGGGCCATCTTTGGCTTGTCAGAAGTGAAGTCTGTGGTTATTAACATCGACCATAAGTTCATTGAGAATATTGGCTATGTTCTGTACGGGGTGTACAACATCATCATGGTGATTGTGCTGCTGAACATGCTCATTGCAATGTTTAACAGCTCCTTCCAAGAGATTGAG GATGATTCTGATGTTGAGTGGAAGTTTGCCAGAGCTAAGCTGTGGTTCTCGTACTTTGAGAACGGTGGCACACTGCCTGTGCCCTTCAACCTCATACCCAGCCCCACGTTCGTCATTTCCATCTGGCTGGCTTTAAAGCAGTTTCTCTGGGATGGACCtaaaagcaaaaagaaagaaaattcaCATGATGAAACGGAGCTTAACAAG CTGAGACAACAAGAGGATCTGAATGTGGTGGCAACACTTGGCCCTACCTCTCACCAc aaaataatgaatCGCCTCATTAAAAGATACATCCTCAAAGCACATAGAGATAAGGACAATGATGAAGTGAATGAAG GTGAGCTTAAAGAAATCAAACAGGACATCTCCAGTCTCCGCTATGAGCTGCTGGAAAGAGGAGAGCATGACATGCAGACACTGGCAAAGCTCATCAGGCAACTGGGAGAAGTCATACATGTCCAGAAGAATGAAAATCAGAACAATTAG
- the pgr gene encoding progesterone receptor, translating to MANKISERMSTISTSMADSTDTRVSELIEAVYSSNKLPDESQSLTCMSSSVRNFGNAGTLVHGINSAGENAGFKDCTILDGSITEKQFCDRGEYLKCDSVTWEDLLNVQRTNVATSESLTCANASLSSTTGACKFIKDEQEPSVIMGTASPNFDPSAEIPVLDSCCDSDRKQQKQQQLGFRDEEHTSFTHGASGSRPGLEGSPNFLMDLNQPGQGRADSRSSFPGKAVIQFDGNTHTSTQVTMFKSEAPRWQMQPSPPEPQYWCQPTGVTDDPFTHSGYDVIQSQALSQRNQTLYSTFPGMPPQRMCVICSDEASGCHYGVLTCGSCKVFFKRAVEGHHSYLCAGRNDCIVDKIRRKNCPACRLRKCYQAGMMLGGRKLKRFGALKALGLPPSLMFQSHLAMSSDNQALTSMSCIPGVREVHLSQQIINILENIEPETVHSGYDNSQIDVPHLLLNSLNRLCEKQLLWIVKWSKSLPGFRNLHINDQMTLIQYSWMNLMVFSLGWRSFQNVTSEFLYFAPDLILSQEQMRRSPIYDLCLAIQFIPQEFSNLQVTHEEFLCMKAIILLNTVPLEGLKSQAAFEEMRQAYVRELTKAIHMKEKSLVASSQRFYHLTKLMDAMHDIVKKVNLFCLSTFIQADSMKVEFPEMMSEVIASQLPKVLAGMVRPLLFHSK from the exons ATGGCAAATAAAATAAGCGAAAGGATGAGCACCATCAGTACTTCTATGGCGGATTCCACTGACACAAGAGTAAGTGAGTTGATTGAAGCTGTGTACAGTAGTAATAAATTACCTGACGAATCGCAGTCTCTCacttgcatgtcttcctccgTGCGTAATTTTGGAAACGCTGGCACACTCGTCCATGGTATTAATTCAGCTGGTGAAAACGCAGGTTTTAAAGACTGTACCATACTTGATGGTTCAATCACTGAAAAGCAATTCTGTGACCGTGGTGAATATCTGAAGTGTGACAGCGTGACATGGGAAGATTTGTTAAATGTTCAGAGAACCAATGTGGCCACGTCCGAAAGTTTGACATGCGCAAATGCAAGTCTCTCCTCGACAACTGGAGCTTGTAAGTTTATCAAAGATGAACAGGAGCCGTCTGTGATCATGGGGACCGCTTCTCCCAACTTTGATCCATCCGCTGAGATACCTGTTCTGGACTCCTGCTGTGACAGTGAcagaaagcagcagaagcagcagcagcttggcTTTAGAGACGAAGAGCATACTAGCTTTACGCATGGCGCCTCGGGTTCTCGCCCTGGGCTAGAGGGATCTCCAAACTTTCTGATGGACCTGAACCAACCGGGGCAAGGGAGAGCCGACTCCAGGAGCAGTTTTCCAGGGAAGGCTGTCATTCAGTTTGATGGCAACACGCACACATCCACGCAAGTGACCATGTTCAAGAGCGAGGCTCCCCGTTGGCAGATGCAGCCGTCTCCACCTGAGCCTCAGTACTGGTGCCAGCCTACAGGAGTGACCGATgacccattcacacacagcgGGTATGATGTGATCCAGAGTCAGGCCCTGTCTCAGAGGAACCAAACCCTTTACTCCACATTCCCTGG taTGCCACCTCAGAGAATGTGTGTGATCTGTAGTGATGAAGCATCTGGTTGCCACTATGGAGTGTTAACCTGCGGGAGCTGTAaagtcttttttaaaagagCAGTTGAAG GTCATCATAGCTATCTCTGCGCCGGGCGAAATGACTGCATTGTGGACAAGATCAGAAGGAAAAATTGCCCTGCCTGTCGCCTTCGAAAATGCTACCAAGCTGGAATGATGCTCGGAG GTAGAAAGCTGAAGCGCTTCGGGGCCTTGAAAGCCTTGGGTTTGCCCCCCTCCCTGATGTTCCAGTCTCACTTGGCCATGTCCAGCGACAATCAAGCCTTGACCTCCATGTCTTGCATACCAGGCGTCCGAGAGGTGCATCTCTCCCagcagatcataaacatcctgGAAAACATTGAACCAGAGACCGTGCACTCTGGTTATGACAACTCCCAGATTGATGTTCCGCATCTTCTGCTCAACAGCCTCAACAGGCTTTGCGAGAAACAGCTGCTGTGGATCGTCAAGTGGTCCAAGTCTCTGCCAG GGTTTCGTAATCTCCACATCAATGATCAGATGACCCTCATCCAGTACTCGTGGATGAACCTGATGGTGTTCTCTCTCGGGTGGCGCTCCTTTCAGAATGTCACCAGTGAATTTTTATACTTTGCACCTGATCTGATTCTCAGTCA GGAGCAAATGAGGAGATCTCCAATTTACGACCTGTGCCTGGCGATACAGTTCATCCCGCAGGAGTTTTCCAATCTGCAAGTCACCCATGAGGAGTTCCTCTGCATGAAAGCCATAATTCTACTCAACACag TGCCTCTTGAGGGACTAAAAAGTCAGGCAGCGTTTGAAGAGATGAGACAAGCCTACGTCCGGGAGCTGACCAAGGCCATCCACATGAAGGAGAAGAGTTTGGTGGCCAGCTCACAGCGATTCTACCACCTCACCAAACTGATGGATGCTATGCATGAT ATAGTGAAGAAGGTCAACCTGTTCTGTCTGAGCACCTTCATCCAGGCAGACTCCATGAAAGTGGAGTTTCCAGAGATGATGTCAGAGGTCATTGCCTCCCAGCTCCCCAAGGTCCTGGCCGGCATGGTGAGGCCCCTCTTATTCCACTCCAAGTGA